The following proteins come from a genomic window of Cryomorphaceae bacterium 1068:
- a CDS encoding SDR family NAD(P)-dependent oxidoreductase, whose product MKRKIVCITGASRGIGHSLVKEYLKQGHLVVAVSRNAGEIEVNSDYENSLIRVSANITTDKGIQTVKNRIEELGRLNVLIHNAGQLIYKPFADISLPALQDVYMVNVFAPFTLTQALLGLMEECHTITISSVGGVENSLKFPGLSAYSSSKAALNCLTQMWAEEFKDTKHTFNCLALGSVETEMFGEAFPGVPASCTPDEMASFIYNFDNSAPSVQNGKIISVSRSNP is encoded by the coding sequence ATGAAGCGAAAAATTGTTTGTATCACCGGTGCTAGCAGAGGAATTGGGCATTCTCTTGTAAAAGAATACCTAAAACAAGGTCACCTTGTGGTTGCTGTAAGTCGAAACGCAGGTGAAATTGAGGTAAATTCAGATTATGAAAATAGCTTAATTAGGGTCTCCGCCAATATTACTACTGATAAAGGTATTCAAACGGTCAAGAACAGAATTGAAGAGCTAGGTAGGTTAAATGTACTCATTCATAACGCTGGTCAATTAATCTATAAACCATTTGCGGATATTTCCTTACCGGCGTTGCAAGACGTTTATATGGTTAATGTTTTCGCACCTTTCACACTCACTCAAGCTTTACTTGGATTAATGGAGGAATGCCATACTATAACTATTAGCAGTGTTGGTGGGGTTGAGAATAGCTTGAAATTCCCAGGACTTTCAGCTTACTCTTCAAGTAAGGCGGCGTTAAATTGCTTAACTCAAATGTGGGCAGAGGAATTTAAAGATACGAAACACACCTTCAACTGCCTGGCTTTGGGTAGTGTAGAGACTGAAATGTTCGGAGAAGCCTTCCCTGGTGTTCCAGCCTCATGTACTCCTGATGAGATGGCTTCTTTTATCTATAATTTCGACAATAGTGCTCCTTCAGTGCAGAATGGAAAAATAATTTCGGTGAGTAGATCTAATCCATAG
- a CDS encoding T9SS type A sorting domain-containing protein produces MKLPLNFSAIQFLLGLCLLLLSTFSVQAQVQIWGSSKAGGSDQIGTVFSLIDDGSGYDQVSAFVNNPEGSAPKAALIETESGVLIGATSAGGLMDAGTLFKVEAENFTKIADLDPSVHGSNIQTDLLALNDGTFITVTSSGAANGAGAILNFDENGNIEVVFAFSSPTTGSNCSGSLAYNSDSNIIYGLCSNGGQNGLGTAFRFVIDSEIFSVIYHFTGAVGGSSPKGGLLLADDDLLYGTAQFGGSLSQGTIFSINPIGNVFNVVYELNNTSSDGRYPVGRLIQTDSGLLLGTCSEGGTSGTGTIFSCSTAGVFTRLHSLSASSNGGFPKTGLTDGEDGFYYGVTEFGAANGFGSLYRIEETGSFAKLRDMQYTEDGSNPVGGLTLLESGDLVGTTTSGGANNFGTVFSYNESGLEKIHDFSLPLGGSGPNGSIISGTDFYGVTSSGGLFNTGVFYTNGLNGERTKIYDFNGPLDGQDPNGEIIEVESGVFYGTLRFGGPNSAGTVYSLTENGEFELIHAFDGNNGGQFPYSGLVAHTDGNFYGTTINGGSNGDGVIYRITSEGTFEKLYDLFGFFDGGSPEAGLVEGADGLLYGLTTEGGNFNGGTLFQFNPESLSFGVVHQFNTSLHGNAPIGNLLLHSDGSFYGTTTENGPEEGTLFRYNLDTGFEVLHSFNPTADGFMPEGALAEDEVGTVYGFCTQGGGLNGGTAFKYSESNGFEKIYDFSSGDSRNPTGTPVLFFPECLDNSGCVASEPCSVGVCNFGICDEVAINPQFSTIQLGICETGLDLFDMEIALNIDISPGGVLTIAGNDFDLDEGITSYVLEIIGLPADANAIDLSYEFEATGCTGQTGNLGTAPIPCPPIETTFRVDASNIDVDLDGMHVGGNFQGWTPSENPMTEVEPNIWEITIEVGSGEYEFNFFNGSSLFDGEYVVGDCASSGKRALSVGSESQVIEFCWEECFYDCNFLGTHEDKALSFKLYPNPIERGNDLIINAPSVDGNWNYFIVDITGRMVKSGNLNGSNRVNSSEFASGMYHIYLRSGVSYTKAEKFIVR; encoded by the coding sequence ATGAAACTCCCCCTAAATTTCTCGGCAATCCAATTTCTATTGGGATTATGTCTTCTTTTACTTTCTACCTTTTCAGTTCAAGCTCAGGTTCAAATCTGGGGAAGCTCAAAAGCCGGTGGTTCTGACCAAATAGGTACGGTTTTCAGCTTAATTGATGATGGTTCAGGTTATGACCAAGTATCAGCTTTTGTAAATAACCCTGAAGGATCCGCTCCGAAAGCTGCATTGATTGAAACAGAAAGCGGGGTTCTCATAGGTGCTACTAGTGCAGGTGGACTTATGGATGCAGGAACCTTGTTCAAGGTTGAAGCTGAGAATTTCACTAAAATTGCAGATTTGGATCCTTCAGTTCACGGATCAAATATCCAGACAGATCTGCTTGCCTTGAACGATGGCACTTTTATCACAGTCACCTCATCAGGAGCTGCAAACGGAGCAGGAGCAATATTGAATTTTGATGAAAACGGAAATATTGAAGTGGTTTTTGCTTTTAGTAGCCCTACCACAGGAAGCAACTGTTCGGGAAGTTTAGCATACAATTCTGATTCTAATATCATTTATGGCCTTTGCTCTAATGGTGGTCAAAACGGACTCGGTACAGCATTTCGATTCGTAATTGACTCTGAAATTTTCTCAGTAATTTATCATTTCACTGGTGCAGTTGGTGGTTCTTCTCCAAAAGGAGGACTATTACTCGCCGATGATGACTTGTTATATGGTACTGCCCAATTTGGTGGAAGCTTGAGCCAAGGAACTATTTTTAGCATTAACCCTATCGGAAATGTTTTTAATGTTGTTTATGAGTTGAACAACACATCATCAGACGGACGCTATCCGGTTGGTCGTTTGATTCAAACCGACTCGGGTTTGCTTCTAGGGACATGTTCGGAAGGAGGAACTTCAGGAACCGGAACAATATTCTCTTGCTCAACTGCGGGAGTATTTACCAGGCTTCATAGCCTTTCTGCTTCATCAAACGGAGGATTTCCCAAAACGGGTCTCACCGATGGTGAGGATGGATTTTATTATGGTGTAACAGAATTCGGCGCAGCCAATGGATTTGGATCATTATATAGAATTGAGGAAACAGGAAGTTTCGCCAAACTCAGAGATATGCAATACACCGAGGATGGAAGCAATCCCGTTGGTGGTCTGACACTTCTTGAAAGTGGAGATCTTGTGGGGACAACTACTTCAGGCGGAGCGAACAACTTTGGAACTGTATTTAGCTACAATGAATCAGGACTAGAAAAAATCCATGATTTCAGCTTACCTCTGGGAGGCTCAGGTCCAAATGGGTCAATTATTTCCGGTACTGACTTCTATGGTGTTACCTCATCTGGTGGTCTTTTCAATACAGGTGTATTCTACACTAACGGACTGAACGGGGAAAGAACTAAAATCTACGACTTTAATGGACCTCTGGATGGCCAAGATCCAAATGGCGAGATCATTGAAGTTGAAAGCGGGGTTTTTTATGGCACCTTGAGGTTTGGAGGTCCTAATTCTGCAGGAACCGTTTACAGCCTGACTGAAAACGGCGAGTTTGAACTGATTCATGCTTTTGATGGCAACAATGGCGGCCAATTTCCCTACTCAGGATTAGTAGCCCACACTGACGGAAACTTCTATGGAACTACCATAAACGGAGGAAGTAATGGCGATGGGGTTATCTATCGTATTACATCTGAGGGTACTTTTGAGAAGCTATATGACCTATTCGGATTCTTTGACGGCGGAAGCCCTGAGGCAGGATTGGTTGAAGGTGCCGATGGACTTCTATATGGTCTGACTACAGAGGGCGGAAACTTCAACGGAGGTACACTCTTTCAATTCAATCCTGAGAGCTTATCCTTTGGTGTAGTCCACCAATTCAATACTTCCCTGCACGGAAATGCGCCGATCGGCAACCTTTTACTTCACTCAGATGGCAGCTTCTATGGAACTACCACTGAAAACGGACCGGAGGAAGGAACACTTTTCCGCTACAACTTAGATACAGGGTTTGAAGTACTTCACTCTTTCAACCCTACTGCTGACGGCTTTATGCCTGAAGGAGCTTTGGCTGAAGATGAAGTAGGAACCGTTTACGGGTTTTGCACCCAAGGTGGCGGCCTAAACGGCGGTACTGCCTTCAAGTATTCAGAGAGCAACGGATTTGAGAAAATCTATGATTTCTCTTCAGGCGATAGCCGCAATCCAACGGGCACCCCCGTACTCTTCTTTCCTGAATGCCTGGACAACTCAGGGTGTGTGGCTTCCGAACCATGTTCCGTTGGAGTATGCAACTTTGGTATTTGCGACGAAGTGGCCATCAATCCTCAATTCAGCACCATTCAATTAGGAATATGCGAAACAGGCCTTGACTTATTTGACATGGAAATTGCGCTGAATATAGACATAAGTCCGGGAGGAGTACTAACTATTGCGGGCAATGACTTCGATCTGGATGAAGGTATAACCTCCTACGTGCTTGAAATTATTGGGCTTCCTGCAGATGCAAACGCAATCGATTTGAGTTATGAATTCGAAGCCACGGGCTGCACAGGCCAAACAGGAAATCTAGGTACGGCGCCGATTCCATGCCCACCCATTGAAACCACATTCCGCGTTGATGCGAGCAATATTGACGTTGATCTTGACGGAATGCACGTTGGCGGAAACTTCCAAGGCTGGACTCCTTCTGAGAACCCAATGACTGAGGTTGAACCGAACATCTGGGAAATTACCATTGAGGTAGGTTCAGGAGAATATGAATTCAACTTTTTTAACGGGTCGAGCCTTTTTGATGGTGAATACGTGGTCGGCGATTGTGCCTCAAGTGGTAAAAGGGCATTAAGCGTTGGCAGTGAAAGTCAAGTCATAGAATTTTGCTGGGAAGAGTGTTTTTACGACTGTAACTTTTTGGGTACTCATGAAGACAAAGCGCTCAGCTTTAAATTGTACCCCAACCCTATCGAAAGAGGAAATGATTTGATTATCAATGCTCCTTCAGTAGATGGCAACTGGAATTACTTCATCGTCGATATTACCGGTAGAATGGTCAAATCAGGCAATTTAAATGGTAGCAACCGAGTAAATAGTAGTGAGTTCGCTTCGGGGATGTATCACATCTATTTAAGAAGCGGAGTATCCTATACGAAAGCGGAAAAGTTCATCGTTCGCTAA
- the tpx gene encoding thiol peroxidase, with amino-acid sequence MNQTKFKGNPVHLLGDVPEAGHTAPNFTYVKEDLSEESLYDHGDKIKVIVAVPSLDTGICQLEAKRFNKELSGHADVTGLIVSKDLPFAMKRFCAAEGIENVKIASDFRGNFTDEYKTLMTDGPLKGLSSRVVFVVDKDNKITYTQITDDITVEPNYEEALKAVEKLKN; translated from the coding sequence ATGAACCAGACAAAATTTAAAGGAAATCCAGTGCATTTACTGGGAGATGTTCCTGAAGCCGGACATACAGCTCCGAACTTTACCTACGTGAAAGAAGATTTATCAGAAGAATCGCTATACGACCACGGAGACAAAATCAAAGTGATTGTGGCAGTGCCTAGTCTCGATACAGGAATCTGTCAGCTTGAAGCGAAGCGTTTTAATAAAGAACTGAGCGGCCATGCAGATGTAACGGGCTTGATTGTGTCAAAGGATTTGCCATTTGCCATGAAAAGATTTTGCGCAGCAGAAGGAATTGAAAACGTGAAAATTGCCTCAGATTTCAGAGGAAACTTCACAGATGAGTATAAAACCCTTATGACTGACGGACCTCTCAAAGGGTTGAGCTCAAGGGTAGTCTTTGTAGTAGATAAAGACAACAAAATCACTTATACTCAGATTACTGATGATATTACTGTCGAGCCTAATTATGAGGAGGCGCTCAAAGCAGTGGAGAAACTAAAGAACTAG
- the purL gene encoding phosphoribosylformylglycinamidine synthase subunit PurL, with protein sequence METALHDEVTLEQAKSLGLLESEFDKIKEVLGRTPNFTELSIFGIMWSEHCSYKNSIKWLKTLPKKGDHLLVEAGEENAGLVDIGGGLACAFKIESHNHPSAIEPYQGAATGVGGINRDIFTMGARPIAQLNSLRFGPIENEHTKWLLRGVVKGIGDYGNAFGIPVLGGEVFFDESYNTNPLVNAMSVGIVDVDKTISATSSGVGNPVYIVGSATGKDGINGASFASKDISDDSADDLPSVQVGDPFQEKLLLEATLELAETDAVVGMQDMGAAGITCSTSEMSADGGFGMKIDLDKVPTRQEGMLPFEILLSESQERMLVVVHKGKEKIVEDIFEKWDLNAVEIGEVTEGGQLEYYMHGEMVATVPAHDLVLGGGAPVYDREYKEPAYFAENQKFDIDKISEPDNYPEVAMKLISLPNIASKRWVYEQYDTMVGTRNMTTNGPSDAGVANIKGTGKGIAMTVDCNARYVHNDPKTGTSIAVAEAARNIVCSGGKPSAITNCLNFGNPYNPEAYWQFVMAIKGMSAACESFNTPVTGGNVSFYNQTVSESAEAVPVFPTPTIGMIGLIDNVNRVMTLDFKEKGDLIFLIGESQNDLAASEYLHTLRGVKRSPAPHFDMERELEVQAATLSLIDDALINAAHDVSDGGLFTTLVEMGIHRGFGFDVTADADVRLDAFLFGEAQGRIIVTLDPDFEDDFIEAMRKTKVPFTLLGHVTRGKMVIDDSHFGFIDDASDVYLNSLERKLNSSVTS encoded by the coding sequence ATGGAAACCGCCCTTCACGATGAAGTAACCTTAGAGCAAGCCAAGAGTTTGGGATTGCTCGAGTCGGAGTTTGATAAGATCAAAGAAGTTTTGGGTCGCACGCCCAATTTTACTGAGCTGAGCATATTCGGCATCATGTGGTCAGAGCACTGTTCATACAAGAACAGTATTAAATGGCTGAAAACGCTACCCAAGAAGGGAGATCACTTGCTTGTAGAAGCAGGAGAGGAGAACGCCGGTTTGGTAGATATAGGCGGCGGGTTGGCTTGTGCTTTCAAAATAGAATCGCACAATCACCCTTCGGCCATCGAGCCTTATCAAGGTGCAGCAACAGGGGTAGGAGGGATCAATCGCGATATTTTCACTATGGGAGCCCGCCCGATAGCCCAGTTGAATAGCCTTCGTTTTGGCCCGATTGAAAATGAACACACCAAGTGGTTGCTGCGTGGAGTTGTAAAAGGAATAGGCGATTACGGAAATGCTTTCGGGATACCCGTACTTGGCGGTGAGGTTTTCTTTGATGAAAGCTACAATACGAATCCATTGGTGAATGCGATGAGTGTTGGTATTGTTGATGTTGACAAGACAATTAGCGCAACTTCTTCAGGAGTTGGAAACCCTGTTTACATCGTGGGTTCCGCTACTGGAAAAGACGGAATTAATGGAGCTTCTTTTGCTTCAAAAGATATAAGCGACGATTCGGCAGATGACTTGCCATCCGTTCAAGTGGGTGACCCTTTTCAGGAAAAATTGCTTCTCGAAGCGACTCTTGAATTGGCTGAAACTGATGCCGTAGTGGGAATGCAAGACATGGGTGCTGCAGGGATTACTTGCTCCACTAGCGAGATGAGCGCCGATGGCGGTTTTGGAATGAAAATCGATTTGGACAAAGTACCAACTCGTCAAGAGGGTATGTTGCCATTTGAAATATTGCTATCAGAATCACAAGAGCGAATGCTCGTGGTGGTTCACAAAGGCAAAGAAAAAATCGTTGAAGACATTTTCGAAAAGTGGGACCTGAATGCGGTAGAGATTGGTGAAGTAACCGAAGGAGGTCAGCTTGAATACTACATGCACGGAGAAATGGTTGCAACTGTTCCTGCGCACGATTTGGTTCTTGGTGGCGGAGCGCCTGTTTATGATCGAGAGTACAAAGAGCCGGCCTACTTTGCCGAAAATCAGAAGTTTGACATTGACAAAATTTCAGAGCCGGATAACTACCCTGAAGTAGCTATGAAGCTGATCTCATTGCCGAATATAGCATCTAAGAGATGGGTTTACGAGCAATACGATACGATGGTCGGAACACGAAATATGACTACCAATGGACCGTCTGATGCAGGTGTTGCCAATATAAAAGGAACGGGTAAGGGAATTGCCATGACGGTAGATTGCAATGCTCGTTACGTTCACAATGATCCCAAAACGGGAACATCGATTGCTGTGGCTGAAGCTGCTCGAAACATTGTTTGTTCGGGAGGAAAGCCTTCGGCAATTACAAACTGTCTCAACTTTGGGAACCCGTACAATCCTGAAGCCTACTGGCAATTTGTAATGGCTATAAAAGGAATGAGTGCAGCTTGTGAGAGCTTTAATACGCCCGTAACGGGAGGAAATGTGAGTTTCTACAACCAGACGGTAAGCGAAAGTGCGGAAGCTGTTCCTGTTTTCCCAACGCCTACCATAGGTATGATCGGCTTGATAGATAACGTGAATAGAGTCATGACCCTTGATTTTAAAGAAAAGGGTGATTTGATTTTCTTAATTGGCGAAAGCCAAAACGACCTGGCAGCAAGTGAGTACTTACACACCTTGAGAGGCGTGAAGAGATCACCGGCTCCTCATTTCGATATGGAGCGGGAGCTCGAGGTACAAGCTGCCACACTTAGTCTTATCGATGATGCTTTGATCAATGCGGCGCATGACGTTTCCGATGGAGGCTTATTTACGACTCTTGTGGAAATGGGTATACACCGAGGTTTTGGCTTTGATGTCACTGCAGATGCCGATGTTCGTTTGGACGCTTTCCTTTTCGGGGAGGCTCAAGGCAGAATCATTGTGACCTTGGATCCTGATTTTGAAGATGACTTCATCGAGGCCATGAGAAAGACCAAGGTTCCATTTACGCTGTTGGGTCATGTGACCCGAGGAAAAATGGTGATTGACGATTCTCATTTCGGATTTATTGATGATGCCTCTGATGTTTATTTGAATAGCCTCGAACGAAAGCTCAATTCAAGTGTTACTTCTTAA
- a CDS encoding SDR family NAD(P)-dependent oxidoreductase — translation MRTALVTGATAGFGKAIAESLAKAGYRLIITGRRAERLDQLCEELSPLTKVLTMPFDVRNETEVNAAFEKLPDGWKNIDVLINNAGLALGKAHLEGGLTADWDQMMDTNVKGLLYVTKAAMPLLKNSKNGHILNIGSIAGTEVYPGGNAYCASKHAVNALSKAMRIELLPLAIRVSQIRPGLADTEFSVVRYKGDKEKADEVYKGFDALKAEDIARAALFILESPRHVCINDLEITPTAQANAYLLEKNR, via the coding sequence ATGAGAACAGCACTCGTAACAGGAGCCACTGCCGGCTTTGGAAAAGCAATCGCAGAATCTTTGGCAAAAGCCGGATACCGACTAATCATTACGGGTCGCCGCGCTGAGAGACTTGATCAACTCTGCGAAGAATTAAGTCCTTTGACAAAAGTCCTGACCATGCCTTTTGATGTAAGGAACGAAACCGAAGTGAATGCCGCATTTGAAAAGCTTCCCGATGGTTGGAAAAACATTGACGTTTTAATAAACAATGCAGGATTGGCGCTGGGAAAAGCTCACTTAGAAGGTGGCCTCACTGCAGACTGGGATCAAATGATGGACACCAATGTGAAAGGCCTACTTTATGTTACCAAAGCGGCGATGCCATTACTGAAGAATTCCAAGAACGGGCACATACTAAACATCGGATCGATCGCGGGAACAGAAGTTTACCCCGGCGGAAATGCTTATTGTGCTTCTAAGCATGCTGTGAACGCATTGTCAAAGGCGATGAGAATCGAATTGTTGCCTCTCGCAATCAGAGTAAGTCAGATAAGGCCGGGTTTAGCTGACACCGAATTCTCCGTAGTGCGCTACAAAGGTGACAAAGAAAAGGCCGACGAAGTTTACAAGGGGTTTGACGCTTTGAAGGCAGAAGACATCGCCCGAGCTGCGCTTTTTATTCTTGAGTCCCCTCGCCATGTCTGCATCAACGATTTAGAAATAACACCAACTGCGCAAGCCAATGCCTATCTCCTTGAAAAGAATCGTTAA
- a CDS encoding amidohydrolase: MKRIVNLSLLVILLSGCFKSEEADLVVHNALIYSVDEQFSTYQAMAIKDGKIIELGPEREILNRYRAKETYDAQTRFVYPGFYDAHSHFLGYSRNQGEINLFGAKSFDEVVERIQKFVAKSDREWIVGRGWDHNKWEVKEFPNKALLDSLFPNRPVHLTRVDGHAVLVNSEALRRSQIDNTTQIEGGLIEKDENGELTGILLDRAEEYAGEAITPMSVDLQAKLIAETEKECFAEGLTSVTDAGLSVSDINFLDSLQKTGDVSIRVYAMLRQNEEAFEFMRNGPLKTENLHVSSVKIYADGALGSRGALLKQPYSDDSENIGLRLVSDSTLQKYASAALENGFQVCTHCIGDSANAFVLEVYAETLEGINDLRWRIEHAQVVSPEDLHYYKDFGIIASVQPTHASSDKGWAEDRLGPDRIAHAYAFNTLKNQLGWIPLGTDFPAEPMSPISTFYAAVFRKSPDGTDEAPFQPEEALSREDALRGITFWPALASFEEQEKGSLEPNKIADFVVMDTDLIRSSEERVLTSKVIATFLSGKRVH, encoded by the coding sequence TTGAAAAGAATCGTTAACCTCAGCCTCCTTGTCATTTTGCTCTCCGGTTGCTTCAAATCGGAAGAAGCAGACTTAGTGGTTCACAATGCGTTAATTTATAGTGTGGACGAACAATTTTCCACCTATCAAGCCATGGCTATTAAAGATGGCAAGATCATCGAACTTGGTCCCGAAAGAGAAATATTAAACCGCTATCGCGCAAAGGAAACGTATGATGCCCAAACGAGATTTGTCTATCCTGGGTTCTACGATGCTCATTCACATTTCTTGGGTTACTCTAGAAATCAGGGAGAAATCAACCTATTCGGAGCAAAATCTTTTGACGAAGTAGTGGAGCGAATTCAAAAATTCGTTGCCAAATCTGATCGCGAATGGATCGTAGGTCGAGGTTGGGACCACAACAAGTGGGAAGTGAAAGAATTTCCAAACAAGGCATTGCTCGATAGCCTGTTTCCAAATCGGCCCGTCCATTTGACACGAGTAGATGGACACGCCGTGTTGGTAAACTCTGAGGCTTTAAGACGTTCACAAATAGACAACACCACACAAATAGAAGGTGGATTAATCGAAAAGGATGAAAATGGCGAATTGACGGGTATTCTTCTCGACCGGGCTGAAGAATACGCAGGCGAAGCCATTACTCCAATGAGTGTTGACCTTCAAGCCAAACTGATCGCAGAAACTGAAAAAGAATGTTTCGCTGAGGGCTTGACTTCAGTAACAGATGCAGGGCTGTCTGTGAGTGACATCAATTTCTTGGACAGTTTGCAAAAAACAGGTGATGTGAGTATTCGGGTTTACGCCATGTTAAGGCAAAACGAAGAAGCATTTGAATTCATGCGTAATGGCCCACTCAAAACGGAAAATCTTCATGTGAGTTCAGTGAAAATATACGCGGACGGAGCGCTGGGTTCGAGAGGAGCTTTGTTAAAACAACCCTATTCCGACGATTCTGAAAATATCGGTCTCAGGCTCGTATCCGATTCTACCCTACAAAAGTATGCTTCGGCAGCTTTAGAAAATGGCTTTCAGGTTTGTACACACTGTATCGGCGATTCGGCAAATGCATTTGTTCTGGAAGTTTACGCTGAAACCCTAGAGGGAATAAATGACCTCCGATGGCGAATAGAGCACGCTCAAGTCGTTTCACCCGAAGACTTACACTATTACAAAGATTTTGGAATCATTGCTTCAGTTCAACCCACTCATGCCTCATCCGACAAGGGCTGGGCAGAAGACAGATTGGGCCCTGACAGGATTGCACATGCGTATGCGTTCAACACATTGAAAAATCAGTTGGGTTGGATCCCTCTGGGCACTGATTTCCCGGCTGAGCCGATGTCGCCAATTTCTACCTTCTATGCGGCTGTTTTCCGAAAAAGCCCCGATGGAACAGACGAAGCTCCTTTTCAGCCCGAGGAGGCACTCTCCCGCGAAGACGCCCTGAGAGGAATAACCTTCTGGCCTGCATTGGCCTCTTTCGAAGAACAAGAAAAAGGGAGTTTGGAACCGAACAAAATCGCAGATTTCGTTGTGATGGACACTGATCTCATTCGCTCATCGGAAGAACGTGTTCTCACCTCGAAGGTAATTGCCACCTTTCTTTCAGGAAAACGGGTGCATTAG
- a CDS encoding AMP-dependent synthetase/ligase, with amino-acid sequence MELKADKTRLFDFYDFQLEHFPQEVAIADKVNGKWVTLSTQGVIDAANALSTGLLEKGIKPGDKIAIISNNRSEWVITDLAILQIGAINVPVYPTIGDDGYAFIFNDSEVKIVFVSDDELLAKAKLAKEKSPTVEEIYTFDTISGAKHWKKLQSQKADLDQIKTLRDGVKAEDLATLIYTSGTTGTPKGVMLSHKNVASNAIASKKRLPVNTDANGVSFLPLCHIYERMIIYLYAYTGVSLYFAESMETIGDDIRDVQPQVFTAVPRLLEKVYDKIIDKGAALTGIKKALFFWAVSVGDQYEPYGANGPIYEIKLKIARKLIFSKWQEALGGNVRAVASGSAALNPKLARIFNAANIPVLEGYGLTETSPVISVNELDNNGLKFGTTGRPIDDVHVKIAEDGEILAKGPNVMMGYYKRQDLTDEVIKDGWFHTGDIGELVDGEFLKITDRKKEIFKTSGGKYIAPQLMENKFKESRFIEQIIVIGEYQKHPSALVVPTFEFLEEWCKRKNIDCSSREKMLSDQRVIDRFQEEIDHYNAPFGKWEQIKKFELLPEEFTVENSMVTPTLKLKRKIIHAKYESLIEKIYS; translated from the coding sequence ATGGAGCTTAAAGCAGATAAAACGAGGCTATTCGATTTCTACGATTTTCAACTAGAGCACTTCCCTCAAGAAGTTGCTATCGCTGATAAAGTGAATGGAAAATGGGTAACACTTTCTACCCAAGGAGTAATTGACGCTGCAAATGCTTTAAGCACGGGCCTGTTAGAAAAAGGTATTAAGCCGGGAGATAAAATTGCTATCATTTCCAACAATCGCTCTGAGTGGGTGATCACCGATTTAGCCATCCTCCAAATCGGTGCTATCAATGTCCCGGTTTATCCCACCATTGGCGATGACGGCTATGCTTTCATTTTTAATGATTCGGAAGTAAAGATTGTTTTTGTCTCAGACGACGAGCTCTTGGCAAAAGCCAAATTGGCAAAAGAAAAGTCTCCTACGGTGGAGGAGATCTACACGTTTGATACTATTTCTGGAGCAAAACATTGGAAGAAACTTCAGAGTCAGAAAGCTGATTTGGACCAAATCAAGACACTTCGAGATGGGGTCAAAGCCGAAGACTTAGCAACATTGATCTACACCTCAGGTACTACAGGAACACCGAAAGGTGTGATGCTTTCACATAAGAATGTAGCGAGCAATGCCATAGCTAGTAAGAAGAGGCTTCCCGTAAATACGGATGCCAATGGTGTCAGCTTTCTTCCGCTCTGCCACATCTATGAGCGCATGATCATTTACCTCTATGCTTACACAGGAGTGTCGCTCTATTTTGCCGAATCTATGGAAACTATAGGGGACGATATCCGCGATGTTCAACCACAAGTATTTACCGCTGTCCCTCGACTACTCGAAAAAGTATACGATAAGATCATTGACAAAGGGGCTGCGCTGACAGGGATCAAAAAAGCCTTATTCTTTTGGGCTGTGAGTGTTGGTGATCAGTATGAACCTTACGGCGCAAACGGTCCGATCTATGAGATCAAACTTAAAATAGCCCGAAAACTGATTTTCAGTAAATGGCAGGAAGCCCTCGGCGGAAATGTGCGGGCCGTAGCGAGCGGAAGTGCTGCTTTGAACCCTAAATTGGCAAGAATCTTTAACGCAGCGAATATTCCCGTGCTGGAAGGTTATGGTCTTACTGAGACTTCGCCTGTGATCAGCGTCAATGAACTTGACAATAACGGACTGAAATTCGGGACTACGGGTCGTCCGATTGATGACGTACATGTAAAAATAGCGGAGGATGGAGAAATTTTAGCCAAAGGCCCGAACGTGATGATGGGCTATTACAAACGACAGGATTTAACGGACGAGGTTATTAAGGATGGTTGGTTTCATACAGGAGATATAGGTGAGTTAGTAGATGGCGAATTCCTTAAAATTACGGATCGTAAGAAAGAGATTTTCAAGACTTCGGGAGGAAAGTACATCGCTCCTCAGTTGATGGAAAACAAGTTTAAGGAGAGCCGATTCATCGAGCAGATCATCGTCATAGGTGAATACCAAAAGCACCCTTCAGCCCTAGTTGTCCCTACTTTTGAATTTCTTGAGGAATGGTGCAAGCGAAAGAACATAGACTGCTCGTCACGAGAAAAAATGCTCTCCGATCAACGAGTTATTGATCGCTTTCAAGAAGAGATAGATCATTACAATGCCCCTTTTGGTAAATGGGAGCAGATCAAGAAATTTGAACTCTTGCCCGAGGAATTCACCGTTGAGAACAGCATGGTGACCCCTACCCTAAAGCTCAAGCGCAAGATCATTCATGCCAAATACGAATCTCTTATCGAGAAAATATATAGCTAA